The following are encoded in a window of Litoribrevibacter albus genomic DNA:
- the mraY gene encoding phospho-N-acetylmuramoyl-pentapeptide-transferase, whose amino-acid sequence MLLWLTQWLSEYASGFGVFQYLTLRAILGVLTALAISLLFGPAFIKKLRYHQIGQAIRTDGPQSHLSKAGTPTMGGALILVAILISTLLWADLSNFYVWVVILVTGVFGAVGWVDDYRKVVEKDSRGLPARWKYFWQSAGGLVSAIALYAYSDTPAETQLIIPFFKDFALELGVGFIVLTYFVIVGSSNAVNLTDGLDGLAIMPTVLVAGALAIFAYVAGHAHFADYLHFPYVAGSGELVVICGAMVGAGLGFLWFNTYPAQVFMGDVGALALGAALGVMAVIVRQEIVLFIMGGVFVMETLSVILQVASFKLTGKRIFRMAPIHHHFELKGWPEPKVIVRFWIITVILVLVGLATLKVR is encoded by the coding sequence ATGTTGTTGTGGTTAACACAGTGGTTGTCGGAATACGCGAGTGGTTTTGGTGTGTTCCAATATTTAACCCTCAGGGCAATTTTAGGCGTGCTAACCGCGTTGGCGATTTCGCTGTTGTTTGGTCCTGCTTTTATTAAAAAGCTTAGATACCACCAGATTGGGCAGGCCATTCGAACAGATGGTCCTCAATCTCATTTGAGTAAGGCTGGTACACCTACCATGGGGGGCGCACTGATTTTGGTTGCGATCCTAATCAGTACCTTACTATGGGCTGACCTGTCGAATTTCTACGTGTGGGTTGTGATTCTGGTGACGGGTGTCTTTGGTGCTGTAGGCTGGGTTGATGACTACCGTAAAGTGGTAGAAAAAGACTCTCGTGGATTACCGGCACGTTGGAAGTATTTTTGGCAGTCAGCAGGTGGTTTGGTCTCTGCGATTGCTTTATATGCGTATTCAGATACGCCAGCCGAAACTCAGCTGATCATTCCCTTCTTTAAAGACTTTGCTCTGGAGCTGGGGGTTGGTTTTATCGTTCTAACGTATTTCGTCATCGTGGGTAGCAGTAATGCTGTGAACTTGACGGATGGACTGGACGGTTTGGCAATTATGCCAACGGTATTGGTGGCTGGTGCGTTGGCTATCTTCGCTTACGTGGCCGGGCATGCACACTTCGCAGACTATCTTCACTTCCCTTATGTTGCTGGTAGTGGGGAGTTAGTGGTGATCTGCGGTGCAATGGTTGGTGCCGGATTAGGGTTTCTTTGGTTTAACACCTATCCCGCTCAGGTCTTTATGGGCGATGTAGGTGCGCTAGCGCTCGGTGCAGCACTGGGTGTGATGGCTGTGATTGTCCGTCAGGAGATCGTCCTATTTATTATGGGGGGCGTCTTTGTAATGGAAACGCTGTCTGTGATCTTACAGGTAGCCTCCTTTAAATTGACCGGAAAGCGCATTTTTAGAATGGCTCCGATTCACCATCACTTTGAATTGAAAGGGTGGCCAGAGCCTAAAGTGATTGTTCGTTTTTGGATTATCACGGTGATTTTAGTATTAGTTGGATTGGCAACGTTAAAAGTTCGATAG
- the murD gene encoding UDP-N-acetylmuramoyl-L-alanine--D-glutamate ligase — MSLITSEKYTVIVGLGLSGLSCARHLAKLQSQGRAGRFVVMDTRANPPLVTQLRESCPDVPLLCGELDFGVLEGAAEIIVSPGLDTNQSPYKELKQQGINVIGDIEMFAREAKAPVIAITGSNGKSTVTTLVGDMAKDAGLTVKVGGNIGVPALDLLGPSEPDLYVLELSSFQLETTESLMPAVATVLNLQADHLDRYGNMVAYHSAKQRIYRNCQQSVWNKQDMLTQPLLGKESKTVAFTTGEPDLKEFGLREFDDELWLCKGMTNLIRASELRLKGRHNLANALAALALGEAVNIPMESMLKTLTQFGGLVHRCEWVSQLNGVDYINDSKGTNVGATKAAIEGLAGKEPNLVLIAGGVGKGADFSELQNPLREHCKALIVFGEDKQKLQDIAPTELTVCVSESLEDAVKQATEQAGSGDIVLFSPACASFDMFRNFEHRGEEFRRIVNTMGETA; from the coding sequence GTGAGTTTAATAACTTCTGAAAAGTATACCGTTATTGTGGGACTGGGGTTGTCTGGTCTTTCTTGCGCTCGGCATTTGGCAAAACTCCAGTCTCAGGGGCGAGCTGGACGTTTTGTGGTTATGGACACTCGTGCCAATCCACCCTTGGTTACCCAGCTAAGAGAATCTTGTCCTGACGTACCCTTGCTGTGTGGTGAACTTGATTTTGGAGTGTTGGAAGGGGCAGCAGAAATTATTGTCAGTCCTGGGTTAGACACCAATCAATCGCCTTATAAAGAGTTAAAGCAGCAAGGCATCAACGTTATCGGCGATATCGAAATGTTTGCTCGTGAAGCTAAGGCGCCGGTTATTGCGATTACCGGTTCCAACGGCAAAAGCACAGTGACAACCTTGGTTGGTGATATGGCCAAGGATGCCGGTCTCACTGTTAAGGTGGGTGGAAATATCGGTGTACCTGCATTGGATCTTCTTGGGCCATCTGAACCTGATTTGTACGTTTTGGAGTTATCGAGCTTTCAGTTAGAGACTACAGAATCTTTGATGCCAGCCGTGGCTACCGTGTTGAACTTGCAGGCCGACCATTTAGACCGATACGGCAATATGGTGGCTTATCATTCAGCAAAACAACGAATCTATCGTAACTGTCAGCAGTCGGTGTGGAATAAGCAGGATATGCTGACTCAGCCGCTGCTTGGAAAAGAATCCAAGACAGTTGCATTTACAACGGGTGAGCCTGATTTAAAAGAGTTCGGTTTACGCGAGTTTGATGACGAGCTTTGGTTATGCAAGGGCATGACTAACTTGATCCGAGCCTCTGAACTTCGGCTTAAAGGTCGTCATAATTTGGCCAATGCTTTGGCCGCATTGGCGTTGGGTGAAGCTGTAAATATCCCTATGGAATCAATGCTGAAGACATTAACCCAATTTGGTGGGTTAGTGCACCGATGTGAGTGGGTTTCTCAGCTCAATGGAGTTGATTACATCAATGACTCTAAAGGCACCAATGTGGGGGCAACTAAAGCTGCGATTGAAGGATTGGCCGGGAAAGAACCAAACCTTGTGCTTATTGCTGGTGGTGTTGGAAAAGGGGCTGATTTTTCAGAACTGCAGAATCCTCTACGAGAGCATTGTAAAGCTTTGATCGTGTTCGGCGAGGATAAGCAAAAGCTGCAGGATATTGCGCCTACTGAGTTGACTGTTTGTGTTTCTGAGTCGCTGGAAGATGCTGTTAAGCAAGCCACTGAGCAAGCGGGTTCAGGCGATATTGTTTTATTCTCACCGGCTTGTGCCAGTTTTGATATGTTTCGAAACTTTGAGCATCGGGGAGAGGAGTTTCGTCGCATAGTAAATACCATGGGTGAAACAGCGTGA
- the ftsW gene encoding putative lipid II flippase FtsW yields MSSSNSVVAPGVALKKLALPFDGVLVTCVLMLLTIGTICMTSASTEIAEGNYRSEFFHLKRHLVYLFIGMLAALFTLSIPTRLYREMSWLALGIGFVLLIMVLVPGIGRDVNGSTRWIGLGGFNIQASEIAKLSMVIYTASYLVRHLDEVRARYSGFLRPVLVLGVFVFLLLLEPDFGAAVVMMSAFMAMMFLAGVKASHFFFSIVVCLLGGAAIAVSQPYRLARLQAFLDPWQDQFGSGYQLIQALIAIGRGDWFGVGLGNSMQKLYYLPEAHTDFVFAILAEELGTIGAIGVLILFAIFAWRALAIGRRAELCGHLFSAYMAYGLAIIFSMQAIINIGVNTGTLPTKGLTLPFLSYGGSSLVISCMAVAMLLRVDYEARKASTSPISERGQQGE; encoded by the coding sequence ATGTCATCAAGCAATTCTGTCGTTGCACCTGGTGTTGCGCTTAAGAAGCTCGCGTTACCGTTCGACGGCGTCTTGGTTACCTGCGTTTTGATGTTGTTAACTATTGGTACGATTTGCATGACATCAGCGTCCACTGAAATTGCAGAGGGTAATTACCGGAGTGAATTCTTTCATCTCAAACGTCACCTGGTTTATCTCTTTATAGGTATGTTGGCCGCTTTGTTTACCCTATCGATTCCGACTCGGCTGTATCGCGAAATGAGTTGGTTGGCTCTGGGGATTGGTTTTGTTCTTCTGATCATGGTGTTGGTTCCTGGTATCGGAAGAGATGTAAATGGTAGTACTCGTTGGATTGGCCTGGGTGGTTTTAATATTCAGGCATCCGAGATCGCCAAACTAAGTATGGTGATATACACCGCTTCTTATCTGGTGCGTCATTTGGATGAAGTAAGGGCCAGATATTCCGGCTTTTTAAGGCCGGTGTTGGTTTTGGGCGTGTTTGTATTTCTACTCCTGCTTGAACCGGATTTTGGGGCGGCAGTGGTAATGATGAGTGCGTTTATGGCGATGATGTTTCTCGCTGGAGTAAAGGCGTCGCACTTCTTCTTTTCCATCGTTGTGTGTTTATTGGGAGGGGCTGCGATTGCTGTTTCGCAGCCATATCGTTTGGCACGATTACAGGCGTTTTTGGATCCTTGGCAGGACCAGTTTGGCAGCGGTTATCAGTTGATTCAGGCGTTAATTGCAATTGGTCGGGGTGATTGGTTTGGTGTAGGGCTCGGCAATAGTATGCAGAAACTCTATTACTTGCCTGAAGCTCATACCGATTTTGTTTTTGCCATTTTGGCCGAGGAGCTGGGAACCATAGGGGCAATTGGTGTTCTTATACTGTTCGCAATTTTTGCCTGGCGAGCCTTAGCTATTGGGCGAAGAGCAGAACTGTGTGGTCATTTGTTCAGTGCTTACATGGCTTATGGTTTAGCCATTATTTTCTCAATGCAGGCAATTATTAATATCGGTGTGAATACAGGAACGCTTCCTACAAAAGGTCTGACCTTGCCATTTTTAAGCTATGGCGGAAGTAGTTTGGTAATCAGTTGTATGGCAGTAGCAATGCTTTTAAGAGTTGATTATGAAGCGCGAAAAGCTTCAACTTCGCCCATAAGTGAAAGAGGGCAGCAAGGTGAGTAA
- the murG gene encoding undecaprenyldiphospho-muramoylpentapeptide beta-N-acetylglucosaminyltransferase has product MSNSSLNRWSGKTMLVMAGGTGGHIYPAMACANEVIKQGGQVVWLGTKKGLESEIVPKSGIPIEYIDIAGLRGNGLLGWLKAPFRIMKAIGQASQVIARVKPDVVLGMGGFVTGPGGVAAKAKGVPLVIHEQNAIPGMTNKLLARISDRVLEAFPNTFAHANDTTGNPVRSDLNELPAPEQRKVGQREVVHVLVVGGSLGAVAINNMVPVALERLRKQGVQFTVVHQCGRKNVEQTEAAYKETSVDVSVQPFIEDMARAYRDADLVICRSGALTVSELMNVGVPSVLVPFPFAVDDHQTANAKYLEEVQAGIICQQEEMDPEQLSQLLADLIQNNKLPVMANNAWQSRKIDATERVLSHCQELVNV; this is encoded by the coding sequence GTGAGTAACTCCTCTCTCAATCGGTGGTCGGGTAAAACAATGTTAGTGATGGCTGGTGGAACTGGCGGTCACATTTATCCTGCAATGGCGTGTGCAAATGAAGTCATAAAGCAGGGTGGCCAAGTCGTTTGGCTAGGAACAAAGAAGGGGCTTGAATCCGAGATCGTACCCAAGAGCGGCATACCCATTGAGTATATTGATATCGCTGGGCTTCGAGGTAATGGTTTGTTGGGGTGGTTGAAGGCGCCTTTCCGAATCATGAAAGCGATAGGTCAGGCATCTCAAGTGATAGCTCGTGTTAAGCCCGATGTGGTATTAGGCATGGGCGGATTTGTCACGGGGCCTGGTGGGGTTGCTGCGAAAGCAAAGGGTGTTCCTTTGGTGATTCATGAGCAGAATGCTATTCCTGGAATGACCAACAAGCTGTTGGCTCGAATTTCAGATCGGGTATTAGAGGCTTTTCCAAACACTTTTGCTCATGCGAATGATACCACTGGCAATCCGGTACGATCTGATCTCAATGAACTGCCTGCGCCAGAACAGCGAAAGGTTGGGCAAAGAGAAGTCGTCCATGTGCTGGTGGTTGGTGGCAGTTTAGGGGCTGTGGCGATCAATAACATGGTGCCCGTTGCACTCGAACGTTTACGTAAACAGGGTGTTCAGTTCACTGTGGTTCATCAGTGTGGCAGAAAAAATGTTGAGCAGACAGAAGCGGCCTATAAGGAAACCTCCGTTGATGTGTCTGTTCAGCCATTCATTGAGGATATGGCCAGAGCTTATCGGGATGCGGACTTGGTGATCTGTCGTTCCGGGGCGTTAACAGTATCAGAGCTCATGAATGTCGGCGTGCCATCTGTGTTAGTGCCTTTCCCGTTTGCCGTAGATGATCATCAAACGGCGAATGCAAAGTATTTGGAAGAGGTACAGGCGGGCATTATTTGTCAGCAAGAGGAAATGGACCCGGAACAGTTGAGTCAGCTATTGGCTGATCTAATTCAAAATAACAAATTGCCGGTAATGGCGAACAATGCATGGCAAAGCAGAAAAATAGATGCAACAGAGCGGGTGCTCAGCCATTGCCAGGAGTTAGTAAATGTCTAG
- the murC gene encoding UDP-N-acetylmuramate--L-alanine ligase: protein MSSDKQTISPQSIKTASWDVPEMRRIRTIHFVGIGGVGMCGIAEVLINQGYRITGSDLKSSPNTQRLESLGAKIFIGHAAEQVIGSDVVVVSSAVDTTNPEVAEALDKRIPVVPRAEMLAELMRYRHGIAVAGTHGKTTTTSLVSSVLAEGGLDPTFVIGGKLNSAGTNAKLGGSRYLVAEADESDASFLHLQPMTAIVTNIDADHMDTYGGDFSKLEQTFIDFLHNLPFYGLAVVCVDDPVVESLIPRISRQTVTYAIENENADYRATNISQDQRTVKFTAIRPEGHMPLDIELNMPGKHNVLNALATIAVATDEGIEDQAIVQGLAKFNGVGRRFQVYGEFDTGRGEVMLVDDYGHHPREVAATIAAIRDGWPERRLVTLYQPHRYTRTRDLYEDFVQVLSETDALVLMEVYPAGEKPIPGADGRSLCRSIRQRGQVEPVFMERDEDPLKVLSGVLEDGDILLTQGAGDIGALASGLAELKLVLVD from the coding sequence ATGTCTAGTGACAAACAAACGATTAGCCCTCAATCAATAAAAACGGCCAGCTGGGATGTTCCAGAGATGCGTAGAATTCGCACTATCCACTTCGTTGGTATTGGTGGTGTGGGCATGTGCGGTATAGCGGAAGTATTGATCAATCAGGGGTATCGAATTACTGGTTCGGATCTTAAATCGTCGCCAAATACTCAGCGTCTTGAATCTCTGGGAGCGAAGATCTTCATTGGTCATGCGGCTGAGCAGGTAATAGGTAGTGATGTAGTCGTCGTATCAAGTGCGGTTGACACAACAAACCCTGAAGTGGCTGAGGCCCTGGATAAACGTATCCCTGTTGTACCTCGCGCTGAAATGTTGGCTGAACTGATGCGTTATCGACACGGTATCGCGGTAGCAGGGACACATGGGAAAACAACAACGACCAGTTTGGTGTCGTCTGTTCTGGCCGAAGGTGGTTTAGATCCTACCTTTGTGATTGGCGGTAAGTTGAACAGTGCTGGTACAAACGCCAAATTGGGTGGAAGCCGCTACCTAGTGGCTGAGGCGGACGAAAGTGATGCTTCATTTCTTCATTTACAGCCGATGACTGCAATCGTAACCAATATTGATGCGGATCATATGGACACCTATGGCGGTGATTTTTCGAAGTTGGAACAAACGTTTATCGACTTCTTACATAATTTGCCTTTCTACGGGTTAGCCGTGGTGTGTGTGGATGATCCTGTTGTTGAAAGTTTGATTCCTAGAATCAGCCGACAAACCGTGACTTATGCGATTGAGAATGAAAACGCCGATTATCGTGCGACCAATATCAGTCAAGACCAACGTACGGTGAAATTTACGGCCATTCGACCAGAAGGGCATATGCCTCTGGATATCGAATTGAATATGCCTGGTAAACATAATGTATTGAATGCTTTGGCAACCATTGCGGTAGCAACGGATGAAGGTATTGAAGACCAGGCGATCGTTCAAGGGTTGGCGAAGTTTAACGGGGTAGGCCGTCGCTTCCAGGTATATGGTGAATTCGATACGGGTCGTGGCGAAGTGATGTTGGTGGATGATTATGGTCATCATCCACGTGAAGTTGCAGCAACGATTGCGGCAATTCGTGATGGCTGGCCCGAGCGACGCTTGGTGACGTTATATCAGCCTCATCGATACACCAGAACGCGGGATCTTTATGAGGACTTCGTGCAGGTGTTATCCGAAACAGACGCTCTGGTGTTAATGGAAGTTTATCCTGCGGGTGAAAAACCTATTCCAGGAGCGGACGGACGTAGTTTGTGTCGAAGTATTCGTCAGCGTGGACAGGTAGAACCTGTGTTTATGGAGCGTGATGAAGATCCTTTGAAAGTGCTTTCAGGGGTGTTGGAAGATGGCGATATTTTGTTGACCCAAGGCGCGGGCGATATTGGTGCTCTGGCGTCGGGTTTAGCGGAACTGAAATTGGTATTAGTGGATTAG
- a CDS encoding D-alanine--D-alanine ligase produces the protein MSSTTSFGKVAVLYGGTSAERDVSIKSGGAVCEALKSAGVEFDAIDAVDGWMERLIQGNYDRVFNAVHGRGGEDGKVQGFLELLGLPYTGSGVTASAIAMDKELTKHIWVGNGISTPEYQVVTDDVSASQIIEKLGLPLIVKPAHEGSSIGMSKANSESELVEAITKAKALDSSVLVEKWVTGSEFTIAILNGEALPVIRLETDHSFYDYDAKYLANDTRYLLPCGLDSAQESALQSMALTAFKAVGCEGWGRVDAMQDGETGKFYLLEVNTVPGMTDHSLVPMAAKARGMDFPALVLEVLSEASLKG, from the coding sequence ATGAGCTCAACAACTTCTTTTGGCAAAGTGGCTGTGCTGTATGGTGGTACCTCAGCGGAGCGAGATGTTTCCATCAAAAGTGGTGGGGCTGTTTGTGAGGCACTTAAAAGTGCAGGCGTAGAGTTTGATGCGATTGACGCCGTAGATGGTTGGATGGAGCGCTTGATCCAGGGTAATTATGACCGGGTGTTCAATGCAGTACATGGTCGAGGCGGAGAAGACGGAAAGGTTCAGGGATTCCTTGAACTGTTAGGTCTGCCATATACCGGTAGTGGAGTCACGGCTTCTGCTATCGCGATGGATAAAGAACTGACCAAGCATATTTGGGTTGGAAATGGCATTTCAACGCCTGAGTATCAAGTGGTAACTGATGATGTCAGTGCGTCTCAGATTATTGAAAAGCTTGGATTGCCATTAATTGTGAAGCCTGCGCATGAAGGTTCCAGTATTGGGATGTCGAAAGCAAATTCTGAGTCGGAATTGGTTGAGGCCATTACCAAGGCTAAAGCACTGGATAGCAGTGTGCTGGTTGAGAAATGGGTGACGGGAAGTGAATTTACTATCGCTATTTTGAATGGTGAAGCGCTACCAGTTATTCGATTGGAAACCGATCATAGTTTTTATGATTACGATGCCAAGTATTTAGCGAATGATACCCGTTACCTATTGCCGTGTGGTTTGGACTCGGCTCAGGAAAGTGCGCTTCAATCGATGGCTCTGACTGCGTTTAAAGCGGTTGGATGTGAAGGTTGGGGTAGGGTTGATGCTATGCAGGACGGTGAGACGGGTAAATTTTATTTGCTAGAGGTGAACACTGTGCCTGGTATGACTGATCATAGTTTAGTACCGATGGCGGCGAAGGCGCGAGGCATGGATTTCCCAGCGTTGGTGTTGGAGGTTCTGTCCGAGGCGTCACTAAAAGGGTAA
- a CDS encoding cell division protein FtsQ/DivIB — translation MRDHAQPRTPRRGASRLAAEDVVPKQKRKPKLLWLKHIPWPLLCLVMMLSGFIYGSASLAKLLVEYLDQPIQQVVISGDSSRLDVDKLKKTMLALGQQGFISADMTVLRNAAEEFGWVDTVKIQRFWPYGVELVVQEHVPVARWGNNALLSSEGEVFEVLDTEPFQVLPNLQSVEGRELEMMATYRDLSRLLSPVGLTIESLTRSSRGAWQLVCRNQLVLNLGRDQVSQKVSKFVTVYRLALHDKIEKIERVDLRYTNGLAVAWKAQEQQI, via the coding sequence ATGCGGGATCATGCACAGCCGAGGACGCCCCGTCGAGGTGCCAGTCGCTTGGCAGCTGAGGACGTGGTGCCAAAGCAGAAACGAAAACCAAAGTTACTTTGGTTAAAGCATATCCCTTGGCCTTTGTTGTGTTTGGTAATGATGTTGTCCGGATTTATTTATGGTTCGGCCAGCCTTGCCAAACTATTGGTTGAATACTTGGATCAGCCAATCCAACAGGTTGTTATCTCAGGTGATAGCAGTCGTTTGGATGTGGATAAGTTGAAAAAGACCATGCTCGCATTGGGGCAGCAAGGTTTTATTTCGGCCGATATGACGGTGTTGCGTAATGCGGCAGAAGAGTTTGGCTGGGTAGATACAGTCAAAATACAGCGGTTTTGGCCTTACGGGGTTGAGTTAGTCGTCCAGGAACATGTACCTGTGGCACGTTGGGGCAATAATGCGCTCCTCAGTAGTGAGGGCGAGGTATTTGAGGTTCTGGATACAGAACCCTTTCAGGTACTGCCCAATTTGCAGAGTGTGGAAGGGCGTGAGTTAGAGATGATGGCGACGTATCGAGATTTGAGTCGCTTATTGTCGCCCGTTGGTTTGACGATTGAGTCACTGACGCGTTCCTCCAGAGGTGCGTGGCAATTGGTGTGTCGTAACCAATTGGTACTGAATCTCGGGCGTGACCAGGTGAGTCAGAAAGTAAGTAAGTTTGTAACGGTCTACCGTTTGGCGTTGCATGACAAGATTGAAAAAATAGAACGCGTTGATCTGCGATATACCAATGGCTTGGCAGTGGCTTGGAAAGCACAAGAACAACAAATATAG
- the ftsA gene encoding cell division protein FtsA, which translates to MVASGTMIVGLDIGTSKVVAIVGATTDDGRIEIVGIGSHPSRGMKKGVVVNIESTVQSIQRAVEEAELMAGCEIHSVFAGIAGNHIRSMNSHGIVAIKDREVMQADLERVIEAAKAVAIPADQKILHILPQEYVIDNQEGIKEPLGMSGVRLEAKVHLVTCAENAAQNIEKCVRRCSLEVDDVILEQLASSYAVLTEDEKELGVCMVDIGGGTTDIAVFTEGAIRHTAVIPIAGDQVTNDIAMALRTPTQHAEEIKMKYACALTTIAGADETIKVPSVGDRPPRDLSRQALAEVVEPRYEELFTLIQAELRRSGFEDLVPAGIVLTGGTAKMEGVVELAEEIFHMPVRLAVPHSVTGLTDVVRNPIYSTAVGLLLYGQKTLEEGPTSSAEINHVVEQENVMSKLKKWFQGNF; encoded by the coding sequence ATGGTTGCATCAGGAACCATGATTGTTGGATTGGATATTGGCACGTCAAAAGTAGTTGCGATTGTTGGTGCAACCACGGATGACGGCCGGATTGAAATTGTAGGGATAGGATCACATCCGTCTCGTGGAATGAAGAAAGGCGTGGTGGTGAATATTGAGTCCACGGTTCAGTCCATTCAGCGAGCCGTAGAGGAAGCTGAATTGATGGCAGGGTGTGAGATTCATTCGGTATTTGCCGGTATTGCTGGAAATCATATTAGAAGTATGAATTCCCATGGCATTGTGGCGATTAAAGATCGTGAAGTAATGCAGGCCGATCTTGAGCGAGTAATTGAAGCGGCTAAGGCTGTAGCTATCCCGGCGGATCAGAAAATTTTGCATATCCTTCCTCAGGAATATGTGATCGACAATCAAGAAGGTATTAAAGAACCGCTTGGTATGTCGGGAGTACGTCTGGAAGCGAAGGTGCATCTGGTGACCTGTGCAGAGAATGCTGCACAGAATATTGAGAAGTGTGTTCGAAGATGCTCTCTGGAAGTCGATGATGTGATTTTAGAGCAATTGGCTTCCAGCTATGCGGTGTTGACCGAGGATGAGAAAGAACTCGGCGTTTGTATGGTCGATATTGGTGGGGGAACCACGGATATTGCGGTGTTTACAGAAGGTGCAATTCGCCACACGGCTGTGATCCCTATTGCGGGTGATCAGGTGACGAATGACATTGCGATGGCGTTGAGAACACCGACTCAGCATGCTGAAGAGATCAAAATGAAGTATGCCTGTGCATTAACCACAATTGCAGGGGCGGATGAAACCATCAAGGTGCCGAGTGTTGGCGATCGTCCACCAAGAGATCTGTCCAGACAGGCGTTGGCGGAAGTGGTTGAACCTCGTTACGAGGAATTGTTCACCTTGATTCAGGCCGAGTTGCGTCGAAGTGGTTTCGAAGATTTAGTGCCTGCCGGCATTGTATTGACCGGTGGCACGGCGAAGATGGAAGGCGTAGTTGAGTTGGCAGAAGAGATTTTCCATATGCCGGTACGCCTAGCAGTACCTCATTCAGTGACGGGGCTAACTGATGTGGTGCGTAATCCGATTTATTCGACGGCTGTAGGCTTGCTGCTTTATGGCCAGAAGACCCTTGAAGAGGGTCCGACAAGTTCAGCGGAAATCAATCATGTTGTCGAACAGGAAAACGTGATGAGCAAACTGAAGAAATGGTTCCAAGGAAATTTTTAA
- the ftsZ gene encoding cell division protein FtsZ codes for MFELVDNVPNQATIKVVGVGGGGGNAVCYMVDNHIEGVDFICANTDAQALKKNVAKSILQLGNELTKGLGAGANPDVGRQAAIEDRERIMEVLHGADMVFITAGMGGGTGTGAAPIVAEVAREMGILTVAVVTKPFPFEGRKRMKIADEGIKELSQHVDSLITIPNEKLLSVLGKTTSLMDAFKAANDVLLGAVQGIADLITHPGVINVDFADVKTVMSEMGMAMMGTGVATGEDRATEAAEKAIRSPLLDDIDLTGARGILVNITGGPELGLGEFAQVGEIVEEIASDTATVVVGTSIDPEMTDEIKVTVVATGIGRSFEVEKPVKVIDNTAKQADGQVDYRQLDRPTVMRNKPVEDTSDVAGVAKKAVGGEDSIEYLDIPAFLRRQAD; via the coding sequence ATGTTTGAGCTGGTTGATAATGTACCAAACCAGGCCACCATTAAGGTTGTAGGTGTTGGCGGCGGTGGCGGTAATGCCGTGTGCTACATGGTGGATAATCATATTGAAGGCGTAGACTTCATTTGTGCAAACACTGATGCACAAGCGCTTAAAAAGAATGTTGCTAAGTCTATCTTGCAACTGGGTAATGAATTAACAAAAGGTCTTGGTGCGGGTGCTAACCCTGATGTTGGTCGCCAAGCTGCTATTGAAGATCGTGAGCGCATTATGGAAGTGCTGCACGGTGCGGATATGGTCTTCATTACTGCTGGTATGGGTGGCGGTACAGGTACCGGTGCAGCTCCAATCGTGGCTGAAGTAGCCCGCGAAATGGGGATTTTGACGGTAGCGGTTGTGACTAAGCCGTTCCCGTTTGAAGGCCGCAAACGTATGAAAATTGCGGATGAAGGAATTAAAGAGCTGTCTCAGCACGTTGATTCATTGATTACGATTCCTAACGAAAAACTCTTGTCTGTGTTGGGTAAAACAACCAGCTTGATGGATGCATTTAAAGCAGCAAATGATGTGTTGCTAGGTGCCGTACAAGGTATTGCTGACCTAATTACTCACCCTGGCGTTATTAACGTTGACTTTGCCGACGTTAAAACGGTTATGTCTGAAATGGGCATGGCCATGATGGGAACTGGTGTTGCTACCGGTGAGGATCGTGCAACTGAGGCGGCTGAGAAAGCGATTCGTAGCCCGTTGTTGGATGACATCGATTTAACAGGTGCTCGCGGCATTCTGGTTAACATTACTGGTGGTCCAGAGCTTGGCCTTGGTGAGTTTGCTCAAGTGGGTGAAATTGTTGAGGAAATCGCTTCTGATACGGCAACTGTGGTTGTGGGTACCTCTATTGACCCTGAAATGACCGATGAAATTAAAGTAACGGTTGTTGCTACAGGCATTGGTCGATCGTTTGAAGTTGAGAAGCCAGTTAAAGTAATTGATAACACTGCGAAGCAGGCTGATGGTCAGGTCGATTATCGCCAGCTTGATCGTCCTACGGTTATGCGTAACAAGCCAGTTGAAGATACCTCTGATGTTGCTGGTGTTGCGAAGAAGGCCGTGGGTGGTGAAGACAGCATCGAATATCTTGATATTCCTGCGTTTTTACGTCGCCAAGCAGATTAG